One genomic window of Undibacterium cyanobacteriorum includes the following:
- a CDS encoding DUF2845 domain-containing protein, giving the protein MHKLELSQRCGAPASASSRIERRTVRVKQRPLPGVYPQNLPNQVVEVEREIETTIEEWIYNFGPNQFMQRVVIEEGRIKEISDLGYGR; this is encoded by the coding sequence ATGCATAAGTTAGAGCTGTCACAACGATGTGGCGCTCCGGCCAGTGCAAGTTCCCGTATCGAGCGTCGTACGGTGCGTGTCAAACAGCGGCCTTTGCCGGGAGTCTACCCTCAAAATTTGCCGAACCAAGTGGTGGAAGTTGAGCGTGAAATTGAGACCACCATCGAGGAATGGATTTATAACTTTGGTCCGAATCAATTTATGCAACGCGTGGTGATAGAAGAAGGGCGGATCAAAGAAATTAGTGATTTAGGCTATGGCCGATGA
- a CDS encoding amino acid permease — protein MTKPSIKDFEQIQAREQGLQRSLSQRQMTMLAIGGAIGTGLFLGSGFAISFAGPSVLISYAIGAVIALLLVGCLAEMTVAHPTSGSFGAFAEHYVSPLAGFLVRYAYWAANVLVIGTEVTAIALYMQYWFPGTPAWWWISLFSALLILVNAVSVHLFGSLEYFFSSIKVFAIVVFIATGAWMLWNAPVNGAIGFHNYVQFGGFFPKGWSGMWLAVIVALFSYLSIEMIAVAAGEAQDPQAAITGAFRSALVRLILFYGLTLILVLAILPWNQAGQGKSPFVSAMEAAAIPGAAGIMNFVILIAALSAMNSQLYSATRMLFSLSRGGFASPLLGKLNAQGVPMLALFASCGGIALAALVSVLYPQSSFVYMMAISMFGAMFAWFMIFVTHWCFRRYRARINAPALAFKMWGFPYSSLLGAGLMLALMLTTLWTQEFYLSLATGVPFLLLLSLIYWIWYRRAD, from the coding sequence ATGACCAAGCCTTCGATCAAAGACTTCGAACAAATTCAAGCACGTGAGCAAGGCCTGCAGCGCAGCTTGAGTCAAAGACAAATGACGATGCTAGCGATTGGTGGTGCGATAGGTACGGGTTTGTTTTTGGGTAGTGGCTTTGCGATCAGTTTTGCAGGACCAAGCGTGTTGATCAGTTACGCAATAGGTGCCGTTATCGCTTTGCTTTTGGTTGGCTGTTTGGCTGAGATGACGGTGGCGCATCCTACTTCAGGCTCCTTCGGTGCCTTTGCTGAGCATTACGTCAGTCCCTTAGCAGGCTTCTTAGTGCGCTATGCCTATTGGGCCGCCAATGTGCTGGTGATCGGGACCGAGGTCACTGCCATCGCGCTGTATATGCAGTATTGGTTCCCTGGAACGCCAGCATGGTGGTGGATTTCCTTGTTCTCGGCCTTGCTGATTCTTGTTAATGCAGTGAGCGTGCATTTGTTTGGTAGTTTGGAGTATTTTTTCTCGAGTATCAAAGTATTCGCGATTGTCGTCTTCATCGCTACCGGTGCTTGGATGTTGTGGAACGCGCCGGTCAATGGCGCAATCGGCTTTCATAATTATGTGCAATTTGGTGGCTTCTTCCCCAAAGGCTGGAGCGGTATGTGGCTTGCTGTTATCGTCGCCTTGTTCAGTTATCTCAGCATAGAAATGATTGCAGTCGCGGCAGGCGAGGCACAAGATCCACAGGCCGCGATTACCGGTGCCTTTCGTTCGGCTTTGGTACGTCTGATTTTGTTTTATGGGCTGACCTTGATTTTAGTTTTGGCGATTCTGCCTTGGAACCAAGCTGGGCAGGGTAAGAGTCCCTTTGTGAGTGCGATGGAAGCGGCGGCAATTCCGGGCGCGGCGGGCATTATGAATTTTGTGATTTTGATCGCCGCGCTATCGGCCATGAATAGTCAACTCTATTCAGCAACACGGATGTTGTTTAGCTTGTCGCGCGGTGGATTCGCCTCGCCGCTGTTAGGCAAATTGAACGCGCAGGGAGTGCCGATGCTGGCCTTGTTTGCATCTTGCGGCGGGATTGCTTTAGCCGCCTTGGTCAGCGTCTTGTATCCGCAATCGTCATTTGTGTACATGATGGCGATCTCCATGTTTGGAGCCATGTTTGCTTGGTTCATGATCTTTGTGACGCATTGGTGTTTTCGTCGTTATCGTGCACGGATTAATGCCCCCGCGCTGGCTTTTAAGATGTGGGGTTTCCCGTACTCGAGTTTGCTCGGGGCTGGTTTGATGTTGGCTCTGATGTTGACCACTTTATGGACGCAAGAGTTTTACTTGAGCTTGGCTACCGGTGTGCCATTTCTTTTATTGCTCAGTCTGATTTATTGGATTTGGTATCGCCGTGCCGATTGA
- a CDS encoding esterase-like activity of phytase family protein, translated as MKNTLFSGIAIASAVAALTGCGSSDTSTPKAQPVLGVFLDSAVEGLDYNANGIKGSTSNIGGFVCNTGDTVNFAVGGINLGSAGCASVLSPLQLASSSNHRDDAVINRLMFLQLLDQDNDPSNGIQIESSVKTALAAQSMDFSAASSNFNLAMSAVQARLPAAYQTRTVDSDRRALAKEHFENTLASQIGTPFIESVSQTNALGSVAASITRYQIQAAPSFYIPYEGSVEAIKKDFPNGFLPSYGSGLSFKGVAADGSLEFYGITDRGPNGDGPKVPNSSVTPGASGTSDGKFFPAPSFVPSIGIISVGKQGAVLKSSMPIKFSSSIPASGLSIASGKVGASGEVPLTDAARYETSSKALFSDYGLDTESVVFDKARNVLWVSDEYGPFILKIDINTGVILKKYQPGSGAADLPAVLAKRRANRGMEGLSLEVASGKLHGFIQSPLDDGKASYLVPGANAATSESIKDYAKFTRWVEFDPNTEKSKLYAYPIDSRMYASGKTGNAKLGDVVSLGNGKFIVIEQGAGVDGKVFNRLMLVQIPADATDIAALGTDLEKSSMSGVAVNAANYANVIPLKKTVLFDLNAAAWMAEKAEGLALVDDYTLALVNDDDFGLKSIVQSANGSVIDGADITKCTVDANGAIQTTANASGCSLGNTARVARGSDLERPNRLWIIKFAKKLSDLMVP; from the coding sequence ATGAAGAACACTTTATTTTCTGGAATCGCAATCGCTAGTGCAGTCGCTGCTCTGACGGGCTGTGGCTCGAGTGATACGTCTACCCCTAAAGCTCAACCTGTGCTCGGCGTTTTTTTAGACTCTGCCGTAGAAGGTTTGGACTACAACGCAAATGGCATCAAGGGCAGTACTTCCAATATTGGCGGATTTGTCTGCAACACTGGAGATACAGTGAATTTCGCGGTTGGCGGAATCAACCTAGGTAGTGCAGGATGCGCAAGCGTCTTGAGCCCTTTGCAGCTCGCCAGCAGTAGCAATCATCGTGATGATGCCGTCATCAATCGTCTGATGTTCTTGCAGTTACTCGACCAAGATAATGATCCTTCGAACGGTATTCAAATCGAAAGTAGTGTGAAGACTGCGTTAGCTGCACAAAGCATGGATTTTTCGGCCGCTAGCTCTAACTTCAATCTGGCTATGAGTGCAGTGCAAGCGCGCTTGCCTGCAGCTTACCAAACAAGAACGGTCGATAGTGATCGACGCGCTTTGGCGAAAGAGCACTTTGAGAATACCTTGGCGTCGCAGATCGGTACTCCCTTTATTGAATCTGTCTCGCAGACCAATGCCCTAGGCTCGGTAGCGGCGAGCATTACACGTTATCAAATTCAAGCCGCGCCGTCTTTTTACATTCCTTATGAAGGTAGTGTCGAAGCGATCAAGAAAGATTTTCCTAATGGATTCTTACCTTCTTATGGCTCAGGCTTGAGTTTTAAAGGTGTGGCGGCGGATGGTTCATTGGAGTTCTACGGCATTACGGATCGCGGCCCCAATGGTGATGGTCCGAAAGTGCCGAATAGCAGTGTAACGCCGGGTGCGAGTGGAACCAGTGATGGGAAATTCTTTCCTGCGCCGAGCTTCGTTCCATCTATCGGTATCATTAGCGTCGGTAAGCAAGGTGCTGTATTGAAATCAAGCATGCCGATTAAATTTTCCAGCAGCATTCCTGCCAGTGGTTTGTCAATTGCGAGTGGCAAAGTCGGCGCGTCTGGCGAAGTTCCTTTAACCGACGCTGCGCGCTACGAAACTAGCTCTAAAGCTCTTTTTAGTGACTATGGTCTCGATACGGAATCGGTGGTGTTCGACAAAGCCCGCAATGTGCTGTGGGTATCGGATGAATATGGACCATTCATCTTGAAGATCGATATCAACACGGGCGTTATTTTGAAGAAGTATCAGCCGGGTAGTGGTGCCGCTGATTTGCCTGCTGTATTGGCTAAACGTCGTGCCAATCGCGGTATGGAAGGTTTGTCGCTTGAAGTTGCCAGCGGAAAATTGCATGGCTTTATTCAAAGCCCGCTTGATGATGGTAAAGCAAGTTATCTTGTGCCAGGAGCGAACGCCGCGACCAGCGAAAGCATCAAGGATTACGCTAAATTCACGCGTTGGGTGGAGTTTGATCCGAACACTGAAAAATCAAAGTTATACGCTTATCCCATCGATAGCCGTATGTACGCTAGTGGTAAAACCGGCAATGCCAAACTGGGTGATGTGGTGTCGCTCGGTAATGGTAAATTCATCGTGATCGAACAAGGAGCCGGTGTTGATGGCAAAGTATTCAATCGTCTGATGCTGGTACAAATTCCAGCTGATGCGACGGACATTGCGGCTTTAGGTACGGATTTAGAGAAGAGCAGTATGAGTGGCGTGGCAGTGAATGCCGCGAACTATGCAAATGTGATTCCTCTAAAGAAAACTGTGTTATTTGATTTGAACGCCGCTGCGTGGATGGCAGAAAAAGCAGAAGGTCTTGCGCTTGTCGACGATTACACTTTGGCCTTGGTGAATGATGATGATTTCGGTTTGAAATCTATCGTACAAAGCGCGAATGGTAGTGTGATCGACGGTGCTGATATCACCAAGTGCACAGTCGACGCTAATGGCGCGATACAAACGACAGCAAATGCGAGCGGATGTAGCCTCGGTAACACGGCAAGAGTTGCGCGCGGTTCAGATCTTGAACGTCCAAACCGTTTGTGGATCATTAAATTCGCCAAGAAATTGAGTGACTTGATGGTGCCTTAA
- a CDS encoding PH domain-containing protein translates to MSSTNIKASFNPLIRPYLVAYGAAIFAITVIGIPFAIIWLCGVGQWWARHYFDKLECELSENSLRFRKGILFQVEKTIPLENIQDVTFVEGPLLKMFNLSILRFETAGQSAGQAHDMRLVGLIDAHEFRQQILERRERLKHAHGQPTNVDQNTVLLREILQRLDTICERMKSE, encoded by the coding sequence ATGAGCTCTACGAATATAAAAGCGAGTTTCAATCCTCTGATTCGTCCTTATCTGGTCGCCTATGGTGCAGCAATCTTCGCCATCACCGTGATTGGCATTCCCTTTGCCATCATTTGGTTATGCGGCGTCGGCCAATGGTGGGCGCGTCATTATTTCGATAAGCTCGAATGTGAATTGAGTGAGAATTCGCTGCGCTTCCGCAAGGGAATTTTGTTTCAAGTTGAAAAGACCATCCCACTGGAAAATATTCAAGACGTGACTTTTGTCGAAGGCCCGCTGTTGAAGATGTTTAACTTGAGTATCTTGCGCTTCGAGACCGCAGGTCAAAGTGCGGGTCAAGCGCACGATATGCGTTTAGTGGGATTGATCGATGCACATGAATTTCGTCAGCAGATTTTGGAACGACGTGAGCGTTTGAAGCATGCACATGGGCAGCCAACGAATGTCGATCAAAATACCGTGCTCTTGCGTGAGATCTTGCAGCGCCTTGATACGATTTGTGAAAGAATGAAATCCGAATAA
- a CDS encoding ATP-binding protein encodes MKIPSLSNQQFRILMFSLVLFFGSLNIWGSLHWQRAAGPGVAGELGLVLASADRDYRLPVEGINARSPLLPYGVKEGDRIVFEHPGDEGRLFAVDDRIGIYLFRQDPAGKPQPEYLEIQPVPKLLKQAEVWQAISLVQFATSYIVLFIIGMLAWKHAASVPMRILSVAMLAIVPDTFISYLPCGPLQDFLAVYVFPIEVFVGYVYFTYFCLIFPEGRRHWDKAWVRYGFYVYVALFASYTIAYILVRIGWLPFEIREQINLLVWRRCSAIASVLLSLGALILSWRASAGITRQRLAWIGFCMGNIYTIYMFHNLFRIMFEERAVVYFEFFNSFVIFVAYCGLGFALLRNRLFDFSFAINRFSVYSLIAIGISLSATGMQLVIAPLFTLDARWKTLCFDVACGAVLIALFPPLQRIAERLVRTWLYPKWRAQEEALQIAVANAANMIGQDELAAHYLHALKAYTGGAKVVIYTCHEGYCNRIAGDLEEAPQKISALGGELARMLTGRLPQAMQAIAGESALLVPFTHRGQLTGLLLIGNKPDFNQYRPDEVRSIRRAADSLDQDLQAEAQRSHQQILAEKVAAELHAREMAELANEAKSSFLANMSHEIRTPMNAIIGLAYLTLRTELTAKQRDYLDKIHDAGNSLLGIVNSILDFSKIEAGKMEVDFSPFSLDDVLGHVQTVTIQKAHEKGLHLEIDLPADVPRYLVGDAMRLGQILVNLVNNAIKFTERGSVQISLENLSPGPEQAGLPVLLRFAISDTGIGMTQDQIEKLFSAFTQADSSTSRKFGGTGLGLSISRQLVELLGGEISVSSTYGAGSCFEFTVPCNVCTEANLLAMGRTISTSKNHYANTLVLLVEDNEINQQIAVELLDTVGIQVEVASGGQEALDKLSAATPETYDLVLMDLEMPGMDGHQATRQIRAQDRLHHVPVIAMTAHAMADVRQRCMDEGMQDFLPKPVQPNALFTMLARWLEHKAVTHHTHSVQEERAVYDVTGEKTLDFTSLRHIDTNQGLSQMMGKRDLYLKVLANFGSGQTQTAHQIKQAIEVEELDKSLMLVHTLKGLAGSIGAKQVQADAVQLELSLHMYKQDKDNWQDVHVHAERLHQSLNQVLLELQRFLPVHQTSITPSDQHEDIKPETIVARLAELKELLASYSGDCTQFYEEHRHVFMRALPAATLGRIDQHLAQYEFDEVIVLLEQDTRVT; translated from the coding sequence ATGAAAATACCCTCGCTATCGAACCAACAATTTCGCATCCTCATGTTCAGCCTCGTGCTGTTCTTTGGTAGCTTGAATATTTGGGGCAGCCTGCATTGGCAACGTGCGGCGGGCCCTGGGGTTGCTGGTGAGCTTGGCTTAGTTTTGGCCAGTGCCGACCGCGACTACCGCTTACCGGTGGAGGGCATCAACGCTCGTTCGCCATTACTCCCTTATGGCGTCAAAGAAGGCGACCGGATTGTCTTCGAACATCCTGGCGATGAAGGGCGCTTGTTTGCGGTCGACGATAGAATTGGTATTTATCTGTTCCGCCAAGATCCTGCTGGTAAGCCTCAGCCTGAGTATCTTGAGATTCAGCCCGTCCCTAAGTTGCTCAAACAAGCTGAGGTTTGGCAGGCAATTAGCTTAGTACAATTTGCCACGAGCTACATTGTACTTTTCATTATTGGTATGCTGGCGTGGAAACATGCTGCGAGTGTGCCAATGCGGATCTTGTCAGTGGCCATGCTGGCGATTGTTCCCGACACTTTTATTTCTTACTTGCCTTGCGGACCATTGCAAGACTTCCTCGCTGTTTATGTGTTTCCAATCGAAGTTTTCGTTGGTTACGTCTACTTCACGTATTTTTGCCTCATCTTTCCGGAAGGCCGACGTCACTGGGATAAAGCTTGGGTACGCTATGGCTTCTATGTCTACGTCGCGCTCTTTGCGAGCTATACCATTGCCTACATCTTAGTGCGTATAGGTTGGCTGCCTTTCGAAATACGTGAGCAGATTAATTTATTGGTGTGGCGGCGCTGCTCGGCGATTGCGTCGGTGCTGTTGTCTTTGGGAGCCTTAATACTGTCGTGGCGTGCGAGTGCCGGCATCACACGTCAACGATTGGCATGGATCGGTTTCTGCATGGGGAACATATATACGATTTATATGTTCCATAATCTGTTCAGAATCATGTTCGAAGAGCGGGCAGTTGTCTATTTTGAGTTCTTCAACTCCTTCGTGATTTTTGTTGCCTACTGTGGGCTCGGTTTTGCGCTTTTACGCAATCGCTTGTTTGATTTCAGTTTTGCGATTAATCGATTCAGTGTGTACAGCCTGATCGCGATCGGGATATCTCTCAGTGCGACAGGAATGCAGCTAGTGATTGCGCCTTTATTCACTCTGGATGCGCGCTGGAAAACGCTCTGTTTTGATGTGGCTTGTGGTGCTGTTCTGATTGCCTTATTTCCGCCTTTGCAGCGTATCGCCGAGCGCTTGGTGCGCACTTGGCTGTATCCGAAATGGCGTGCTCAAGAAGAAGCCTTACAAATTGCCGTCGCAAATGCGGCCAATATGATAGGGCAAGATGAATTAGCAGCTCATTACTTGCATGCGCTCAAAGCCTACACGGGTGGTGCTAAGGTGGTCATCTACACTTGCCATGAAGGTTATTGCAATCGGATTGCTGGTGATCTAGAAGAGGCTCCGCAAAAAATTAGTGCCTTGGGTGGTGAATTAGCACGGATGCTGACGGGACGCCTGCCTCAAGCAATGCAAGCGATTGCTGGTGAAAGCGCGTTGTTGGTTCCTTTCACGCATCGCGGTCAGTTGACCGGTTTGCTCCTCATTGGTAACAAGCCAGACTTCAATCAATATCGTCCCGATGAGGTTCGTTCTATTCGTCGCGCAGCGGATTCCTTAGATCAGGATTTGCAAGCCGAAGCCCAACGTAGCCATCAACAAATTTTAGCGGAAAAAGTCGCTGCGGAATTGCATGCGCGTGAGATGGCGGAATTAGCCAACGAAGCGAAGAGCTCGTTTTTGGCAAACATGAGCCATGAAATTCGCACGCCCATGAACGCGATTATCGGACTCGCCTATTTGACACTCAGAACGGAGCTCACCGCAAAGCAACGGGATTATCTCGATAAGATACATGATGCCGGTAACTCACTACTCGGCATCGTCAATAGCATCTTGGATTTCTCCAAAATTGAAGCCGGCAAGATGGAAGTCGACTTTAGTCCGTTCTCGCTCGATGATGTATTGGGACATGTGCAAACCGTCACAATTCAAAAGGCGCATGAAAAGGGACTACATTTAGAAATCGACCTGCCAGCTGATGTGCCACGGTATCTTGTCGGCGATGCGATGCGTCTTGGACAAATTTTGGTGAATCTCGTCAACAATGCGATCAAATTCACTGAGCGAGGTAGTGTCCAAATAAGTTTGGAAAATCTCAGCCCAGGTCCCGAACAAGCCGGATTACCCGTGTTATTGCGCTTTGCGATTAGCGACACCGGGATCGGGATGACGCAAGATCAAATCGAGAAGTTGTTCTCGGCATTCACCCAAGCAGATAGCTCGACCAGTCGTAAGTTTGGTGGCACTGGCTTGGGGCTCTCGATCTCACGTCAATTGGTCGAACTTTTAGGCGGTGAGATTAGTGTCAGTAGTACCTATGGGGCTGGCTCATGTTTCGAGTTCACGGTGCCATGTAATGTTTGCACGGAAGCGAATTTGTTGGCGATGGGGCGCACGATTTCAACTTCGAAAAATCACTACGCGAATACGCTGGTGTTACTGGTGGAAGATAATGAAATCAATCAGCAAATTGCGGTTGAATTACTCGATACAGTTGGGATTCAAGTTGAAGTCGCGAGTGGAGGTCAAGAAGCTCTTGATAAACTCTCTGCGGCGACACCAGAAACCTATGACTTGGTCTTGATGGACCTCGAAATGCCGGGTATGGACGGTCATCAAGCGACCCGCCAAATTCGGGCTCAAGATCGCCTACACCATGTGCCCGTGATTGCGATGACAGCGCATGCAATGGCGGATGTACGGCAGCGTTGTATGGACGAAGGCATGCAAGATTTCCTACCGAAGCCAGTGCAACCGAATGCATTATTTACGATGTTGGCGCGTTGGTTAGAACATAAGGCGGTGACGCATCATACGCACTCTGTGCAAGAAGAACGCGCTGTTTACGATGTGACCGGTGAAAAGACCTTGGACTTCACCAGCCTGCGTCATATCGACACCAATCAGGGCTTGAGCCAGATGATGGGTAAGCGCGATTTGTATCTGAAAGTACTTGCCAATTTTGGCTCTGGCCAGACACAAACCGCGCATCAGATCAAGCAAGCGATCGAAGTGGAAGAACTCGATAAGTCCTTAATGTTAGTGCATACGCTGAAAGGGCTTGCCGGCAGCATTGGCGCCAAGCAGGTTCAAGCCGATGCGGTGCAATTGGAATTGTCGTTGCATATGTACAAACAAGATAAAGACAATTGGCAAGATGTGCATGTGCATGCAGAGCGCTTGCATCAATCGCTGAATCAAGTCCTGCTTGAGCTGCAGCGATTTTTACCGGTACATCAAACTTCTATTACGCCGAGCGATCAGCATGAAGACATCAAACCGGAAACTATCGTAGCGCGTCTGGCAGAATTGAAAGAACTTTTGGCTTCTTATAGTGGTGATTGCACGCAGTTTTATGAAGAACACCGCCATGTTTTTATGCGGGCTCTGCCAGCAGCAACCCTAGGCCGCATCGACCAACATTTGGCGCAATATGAATTTGATGAAGTGATTGTGCTGTTAGAACAGGATACACGCGTCACATGA